The following coding sequences are from one Lusitaniella coriacea LEGE 07157 window:
- a CDS encoding glutathione S-transferase family protein encodes MLTFYHYPMSPNSRRVWIALLEKELPFEEVVLQLNGDQLQPEFLEISPFHHIPALVDDGFSLVESQAILDYLEAKYPTPSLRPTEPKALGIVQMVRMATINELAPAMSPMVSQMMGMRTPEPEKLEESKQKLAVVLKFFEGLLEGKSYFGGDSLSLADITAGVSIPWLPQLGMPLDDYPQVIAWRDRVQSRPSWETTKPTPEMIAQLKALMQARMAKAKN; translated from the coding sequence ATGTTGACTTTTTACCACTACCCGATGTCTCCCAACTCTCGCCGCGTCTGGATTGCGCTACTCGAAAAAGAGTTACCTTTTGAGGAAGTGGTTCTCCAGTTAAACGGCGACCAATTGCAACCGGAATTTCTCGAAATTAGCCCCTTTCATCATATTCCCGCTTTGGTGGACGATGGTTTTTCTCTGGTGGAATCTCAGGCAATTTTGGACTATCTCGAAGCGAAGTATCCGACACCTTCTCTCCGTCCCACCGAACCCAAAGCCTTGGGAATTGTACAAATGGTTCGGATGGCGACGATTAATGAATTAGCCCCTGCGATGAGTCCAATGGTGAGTCAAATGATGGGGATGCGAACGCCTGAACCGGAAAAATTGGAGGAATCGAAGCAAAAGTTGGCGGTTGTGTTGAAATTCTTTGAGGGTTTGCTGGAGGGAAAATCTTACTTTGGTGGAGATAGCCTTTCTCTTGCCGATATTACTGCGGGGGTTTCTATTCCTTGGCTGCCACAATTAGGGATGCCCCTTGATGATTATCCCCAGGTTATCGCTTGGCGCGATCGCGTGCAAAGTCGTCCCAGTTGGGAAACAACAAAACCCACGCCGGAAATGATCGCGCAATTGAAAGCGTTGATGCAGGCGCGAATGGCGAAGGCAAAGAATTGA
- a CDS encoding protochlorophyllide reductase yields MARTVIITGTSSGVGLYAAKSLVDRGWHVVMANRSVDKAEQAAQELGISPSSYTNLYIDLGDLVSVREFVKQFRDTGKSLDALLCNAAIYMPLLKEPKRSSEGYELSMTTNHLGHFLLCNLLLEDIKHSGSPDPRVVILGTVTHNPDELGGKIPPRPDLGNLEGFEAGFRAPVSMIDGKKFESVKAYKDSKVCNVLTMRELHRRYHELTGITFTSLYPGCVADTPLFRNHYPLFQKLFPIFQKRITGGYVSQELAGERVAAVIADEEFKQSGAYWSWGNRQKKNRKSFVQTVSPQAQDDEKAERLFDLSAKLVGLT; encoded by the coding sequence ATGGCACGAACCGTTATTATCACAGGAACCTCATCGGGCGTTGGACTCTACGCAGCAAAATCCCTAGTAGACCGGGGATGGCACGTCGTTATGGCGAATCGCAGCGTTGACAAAGCCGAACAAGCGGCGCAAGAGTTGGGAATTTCCCCCAGCAGTTACACCAACCTCTATATCGATTTGGGGGATCTCGTTAGCGTTCGCGAGTTTGTCAAGCAATTTAGAGATACGGGAAAATCTCTCGATGCGCTGTTGTGCAATGCGGCAATTTATATGCCGTTGTTGAAGGAACCCAAGCGCAGTTCGGAGGGGTATGAGTTGAGCATGACCACCAATCACCTGGGTCATTTCCTCCTGTGTAACCTGCTACTCGAAGATATCAAACATTCGGGTTCTCCCGATCCAAGAGTTGTGATTTTGGGAACGGTAACCCACAATCCCGATGAATTGGGCGGAAAAATTCCCCCGCGTCCGGATTTAGGGAATTTGGAAGGGTTTGAAGCGGGTTTCAGAGCGCCAGTTTCGATGATTGATGGCAAGAAATTTGAATCGGTGAAGGCGTATAAAGATAGTAAGGTGTGCAACGTCCTGACGATGCGGGAATTGCACCGACGCTATCACGAATTAACGGGAATTACATTTACCTCCCTCTATCCCGGATGCGTCGCCGATACGCCCCTTTTCCGCAACCATTACCCTCTGTTTCAGAAACTTTTCCCCATTTTCCAAAAACGAATTACTGGGGGATATGTGTCCCAGGAGTTAGCCGGAGAGCGCGTTGCGGCGGTGATTGCCGATGAGGAGTTCAAGCAGTCTGGCGCGTATTGGAGTTGGGGAAATCGCCAGAAGAAGAATCGCAAGTCTTTTGTTCAAACCGTTTCTCCTCAAGCCCAGGATGATGAGAAAGCGGAACGCTTGTTTGATTTGAGTGCGAAGTTGGTGGGATTAACTTAA
- a CDS encoding Uma2 family endonuclease, which produces MSQTALNKPDILLPPTQDELPYDDGIPMETQRHKDQMEVLINALVPWLEQREDGYIGGNMFVYFSIEQVRNQDYRGPDFFAVLGVPKGERKSWVVWQEGKAPDVIIELLSPSTADRDKNEKKSIYQNQMRASEYFWFDPFNPEDWEGFLLEGGVYQPIAINAGGQRISRALELALVRWQGSFRGVEATWLRWATLEGELLLLPEERAEAAELRAENADRARQEAIPRLLGMGLTLEQVAEALGLTVEEVRSSSKSDNNRA; this is translated from the coding sequence ATGTCCCAAACCGCTCTCAACAAACCCGACATTCTGCTTCCGCCCACCCAAGACGAATTGCCTTACGACGACGGCATTCCAATGGAAACTCAACGCCACAAAGACCAGATGGAAGTTCTCATCAATGCCCTCGTCCCCTGGCTAGAGCAGAGGGAAGACGGTTACATTGGTGGCAATATGTTCGTCTATTTCAGCATCGAGCAAGTGCGCAACCAGGACTATCGCGGCCCTGACTTCTTTGCCGTGCTGGGAGTCCCCAAGGGAGAGCGAAAAAGTTGGGTGGTCTGGCAAGAAGGCAAAGCGCCCGATGTCATCATAGAACTGTTGTCCCCCAGCACCGCAGACCGAGACAAAAACGAGAAAAAATCGATCTATCAGAATCAAATGCGCGCCTCGGAGTATTTTTGGTTCGACCCATTTAACCCAGAGGATTGGGAAGGGTTTTTACTTGAAGGAGGCGTATACCAACCGATTGCTATCAACGCAGGAGGGCAGAGAATCAGTCGTGCATTGGAATTGGCACTGGTGCGCTGGCAAGGGAGTTTTAGAGGAGTCGAGGCAACTTGGCTGCGTTGGGCGACCTTAGAGGGAGAATTGCTATTGCTGCCAGAGGAGAGGGCAGAAGCTGCCGAACTGCGCGCAGAAAATGCCGATCGCGCTCGACAAGAAGCTATTCCCCGGCTTTTGGGCATGGGACTGACCTTAGAGCAAGTCGCTGAAGCCTTGGGATTGACTGTTGAGGAAGTGCGTTCTTCTTCAAAGAGCGACAACAACCGAGCGTAA
- a CDS encoding HAD family hydrolase codes for MNRATHPACNRIAVVFDFDETLIPDDSFKVLLSRFGFDPDTFKKERIQPLRGDNWDKYLARAYCLVQASKQLEKAEKITKEKLANLGKELRLIEGVPEMFDQLRDCAAQVNSDVELEFYLLTGGFAEIARNTSIAKHFRGIWGCEFSFDAEGEIEFIKSQMTHTEKTRYLFYISKGIDSENEKDLIYNYRDLPIEELHIPLNQMIYVGDGTSDIPCFTVVNEYHGIGIGIHKEDNHPTEWEARAEIAASQRVANIAPANYSENSELTRSLLLSVESICKQISLRQLSAGE; via the coding sequence ATGAACCGAGCGACTCATCCTGCTTGTAATCGCATTGCCGTTGTTTTTGATTTTGATGAAACGTTAATTCCCGATGATAGCTTTAAAGTTCTTCTATCTCGCTTTGGGTTCGACCCAGACACATTCAAAAAAGAAAGAATTCAACCTTTACGAGGTGATAACTGGGATAAGTATTTAGCGAGAGCCTATTGCTTGGTTCAAGCATCAAAACAACTAGAAAAAGCAGAGAAAATCACGAAAGAAAAGCTCGCGAATCTAGGGAAAGAACTTCGGCTCATTGAAGGCGTACCGGAAATGTTCGACCAATTGCGCGACTGCGCGGCTCAAGTTAATTCGGATGTTGAGCTTGAATTTTATTTGCTCACCGGTGGTTTCGCTGAAATAGCTCGCAATACATCGATTGCAAAACATTTCAGAGGAATTTGGGGTTGCGAGTTTTCTTTTGATGCGGAGGGAGAGATCGAATTCATTAAGAGTCAGATGACTCACACTGAAAAAACGCGCTATCTCTTTTATATTTCCAAAGGAATCGATAGTGAAAATGAAAAAGATCTGATTTATAACTATCGCGACTTACCCATAGAGGAATTGCATATTCCGCTCAATCAAATGATTTATGTGGGAGATGGTACATCAGATATTCCTTGCTTTACCGTTGTGAATGAATATCACGGAATTGGGATTGGCATTCATAAAGAAGACAACCATCCAACAGAGTGGGAAGCCCGCGCGGAAATAGCAGCTAGCCAGCGAGTGGCGAATATTGCACCAGCAAACTATAGCGAGAATTCCGAATTAACGCGCTCCTTATTACTGTCGGTAGAAAGTATTTGCAAACAAATTTCTTTGAGGCAGCTTAGTGCTGGAGAATAA
- a CDS encoding metallophosphoesterase, whose translation MKPKKRLFWGIVSIPLFLLFLVGWGLIEPYILDEEEEEAIIPNLPATWEGKKIAQVSDFQVGMWWDNVKTVKNSVEKIIEERPAAVLISGDFIYHALPDSDPEIKEVVESIRPLTEANIPTYAVLGNHDYGMNSKKTQPKLELVDKLEKALENAGILVLKNEVIELPLPDTNNQDENSKLYLVGIGSHWAKNDRVDETLAQIPETSPRVVLMHNPDSFEAFPPNAAPFAVAGHTHGGQIRLPYSPQWSWLALAKEDKVFADKWAKGYGAAGNHLYVNRGIGFSDIPIRINCAPELTFFTLRSQEE comes from the coding sequence ATGAAACCGAAAAAACGTTTGTTTTGGGGAATTGTTAGTATCCCCCTTTTTCTATTATTTCTTGTGGGGTGGGGGTTAATCGAACCCTACATTCTTGACGAAGAAGAAGAAGAGGCAATTATTCCCAATCTCCCTGCCACTTGGGAGGGGAAAAAGATCGCCCAGGTCTCGGATTTCCAAGTGGGAATGTGGTGGGATAATGTCAAAACAGTTAAAAATAGCGTCGAAAAGATTATTGAAGAACGACCCGCCGCCGTTTTAATTAGTGGAGATTTTATTTATCATGCTCTGCCCGATAGCGATCCTGAAATTAAGGAAGTTGTCGAATCGATTCGCCCTCTCACTGAGGCAAATATTCCAACGTATGCGGTGTTAGGAAACCACGATTACGGGATGAACAGTAAAAAGACTCAACCCAAACTAGAGCTAGTGGATAAGTTGGAAAAGGCATTAGAAAATGCTGGCATCCTTGTATTAAAAAATGAAGTCATTGAATTACCGTTGCCCGATACGAATAACCAAGATGAAAACTCCAAACTCTATTTGGTAGGAATTGGTTCTCATTGGGCAAAAAACGATCGCGTGGATGAAACGTTGGCACAAATTCCAGAGACGAGTCCCAGGGTAGTATTGATGCACAACCCCGATTCTTTTGAAGCTTTTCCTCCCAATGCAGCACCCTTTGCAGTTGCGGGACATACCCACGGGGGACAAATCCGCCTACCTTATTCGCCCCAATGGTCTTGGTTGGCTTTGGCAAAAGAAGATAAGGTTTTTGCGGATAAGTGGGCAAAGGGCTATGGAGCAGCAGGAAATCATCTCTACGTCAATCGAGGGATTGGTTTCAGCGATATTCCAATCCGAATTAACTGCGCTCCTGAACTCACTTTTTTCACCCTCCGTTCTCAGGAGGAATGA
- a CDS encoding caspase family protein: MGLNRRIFLQQARNLLLTLSATELAQVLRGSKSWAAPLTKSYLQTLAQPNARKLALLVGIDRYGSGQHLNGCATDVELQRELLIHRFGFNPRDILTLTNQQAAREDIETAFIEHLTEQAKPGDVVVFHFSGYGNRVQWSQTGESGDVERRLENSLLPADGTIPTKGAPAANDLLWGTLALLARSLPTQQLTMILDTSFAGEGKLLSGNLRSRSPLMQPAPRPNPQDLAFQEQLKSRFNLAADTLSQGRKSLSLPGTVFLAAREDEVATEGQWGEWSSGLFTYAFTRHLWQIVPASTLYIALNRTAESMQPYNNSQNPRLLRGSTLKPPFLTYSLLPRDFEGSEGVVIGIEENGATAQLHLAGLPAWILSNYLPNSRFWVVSESQEMRVQLQLQSRAGLTAKAKILTPSDGEEIPPVSVGQQVREWIRVLPRNLGLTVALSTELERIERVDATSAFSNVVAVSSVVTAGEQGADCLFGKLAPEPNSTPNPSEEESPETSSQKASASSYALFTVGRDKIPSTRGDAGEAIKLGVERLTPKLKILLAAKLLRLTTNEFSSRLGIRATLNLLKPEVETLMQRETSRSAKIVQEQSPTISVPSDSTQEVPNRFVNRSPLLTVDTRSPIQYRIENKSDRAIYVMMFGIDASGSAIALYASTPQESTDASKLQSPRIEGGKTLTLPTSSSFNATLSGAMGIVETFLVCAPAPFSKTLEVLASTSYPQFDGERLLELHNPLEVAKALLQDLHAASAVPPTFLNGAMDVYGLDVNAWATFRFVYHSS; this comes from the coding sequence ATGGGACTAAATCGGCGGATTTTTTTGCAGCAGGCGAGGAACTTACTCCTAACCTTGAGCGCTACTGAGTTGGCACAAGTGTTGCGCGGGTCGAAAAGTTGGGCAGCCCCCCTCACGAAAAGCTATCTTCAAACGCTGGCACAACCGAATGCTCGGAAGTTGGCTTTGTTGGTGGGAATCGACCGCTACGGGTCGGGTCAGCATTTAAACGGTTGCGCGACGGATGTCGAATTGCAACGGGAGTTACTGATTCATCGGTTTGGTTTTAATCCCCGCGATATTTTGACGCTAACCAACCAACAGGCGGCGCGAGAAGACATTGAGACGGCGTTTATCGAGCATTTAACGGAACAAGCGAAGCCCGGAGATGTGGTTGTCTTTCACTTCAGCGGCTACGGCAACCGCGTTCAGTGGTCGCAGACGGGGGAATCGGGGGATGTTGAGCGTCGATTGGAAAATAGCTTGTTGCCGGCGGATGGAACGATTCCAACGAAGGGCGCGCCTGCTGCGAATGACTTGCTTTGGGGGACGTTGGCTTTATTGGCGCGATCGCTGCCTACTCAACAATTGACAATGATTCTTGATACCAGTTTTGCTGGAGAAGGAAAATTACTATCGGGAAACTTACGATCGCGCTCCCCTCTAATGCAACCCGCCCCGCGTCCCAATCCCCAAGACCTGGCGTTCCAAGAACAACTGAAAAGTCGCTTCAATCTTGCTGCGGATACTTTATCCCAGGGAAGAAAGTCTTTGTCCTTGCCGGGAACCGTATTCCTCGCAGCGAGGGAAGATGAAGTTGCCACAGAAGGGCAATGGGGCGAATGGAGTTCGGGTTTGTTCACCTATGCCTTCACGCGGCATCTATGGCAGATTGTGCCGGCTAGCACCCTCTACATTGCTCTCAACCGCACCGCAGAGTCGATGCAACCCTATAACAACTCCCAAAACCCTCGCTTGCTGCGCGGTAGCACCCTAAAACCACCTTTCCTGACCTATTCGCTCCTTCCCAGAGATTTTGAGGGGTCAGAAGGGGTTGTTATCGGTATTGAAGAGAATGGGGCAACAGCACAGCTTCACCTCGCTGGATTGCCAGCGTGGATACTCTCCAATTATTTGCCTAATTCTCGCTTCTGGGTGGTTTCCGAGTCCCAGGAGATGCGGGTTCAACTACAATTACAATCGCGCGCGGGTTTGACCGCCAAGGCAAAAATCCTCACTCCAAGCGATGGAGAAGAAATACCACCTGTCTCTGTGGGACAACAGGTACGAGAATGGATTCGGGTACTTCCGCGCAATTTGGGTTTAACCGTTGCCCTTTCAACAGAATTAGAACGCATCGAGCGCGTGGATGCGACCAGCGCTTTCTCCAACGTCGTTGCCGTATCCTCCGTGGTTACCGCAGGGGAACAAGGCGCGGATTGTTTGTTCGGTAAACTTGCCCCAGAACCCAATTCAACGCCAAACCCGTCTGAAGAAGAATCTCCCGAAACTTCCTCTCAGAAGGCTTCCGCATCGAGTTATGCCCTCTTTACCGTCGGGCGGGATAAAATTCCCAGTACCAGGGGAGATGCTGGAGAAGCAATCAAGTTGGGGGTAGAACGCTTAACTCCGAAATTGAAAATATTACTCGCAGCTAAATTATTGCGCCTAACCACGAACGAATTCTCGTCTCGCCTTGGTATTCGGGCAACCTTAAACTTACTCAAACCCGAAGTAGAAACGTTGATGCAGCGAGAAACTTCGCGTTCGGCAAAAATTGTTCAGGAACAATCTCCAACAATATCCGTTCCGTCTGATTCTACCCAAGAGGTTCCCAACCGCTTTGTCAATCGCTCTCCCTTACTGACAGTGGATACGCGCAGCCCGATTCAGTACCGCATTGAGAACAAAAGCGATCGCGCGATTTATGTGATGATGTTTGGGATAGATGCCAGTGGCAGCGCGATCGCGCTCTACGCCTCCACACCCCAGGAATCAACCGATGCCTCCAAACTCCAATCCCCCCGCATAGAAGGTGGCAAAACCCTAACCCTGCCCACATCTTCCTCCTTCAATGCAACCCTTTCCGGCGCAATGGGGATTGTAGAAACGTTCCTGGTGTGCGCTCCAGCTCCCTTCTCCAAAACCCTCGAAGTCCTTGCTTCCACTTCCTACCCCCAATTTGATGGCGAACGGCTGCTCGAACTCCACAACCCCCTAGAAGTGGCAAAAGCCCTCCTCCAAGACCTTCACGCCGCCAGTGCCGTCCCCCCAACCTTTCTCAATGGCGCGATGGATGTCTATGGGTTGGATGTTAATGCTTGGGCAACCTTTCGCTTTGTCTATCATTCCTCCTGA